The sequence GAACGGAGACGCACACATGATCCTGGTCACCGGCGCAACCGGCACGACAGGGCGGGAGGTCGCCCGCCTGCTGGCCCCCGGCCACCCGCTGCGCATCCTCACCAGGCGGCCCGAACTCGTCACTGCCCAAGGGCCCGCCGTCACCGTGGTGCGCGGCGGCTTCACGGACCCGGAGAGCCTCCACCGGGCACTGACGGGAGTCCGCGCCGCCTTCCTGGTCACCAACCGGGTGGGGGAGGAGGACGACGCCCGGTTCATCGACGCGGCCCGGGCCTGCGGCGTACGGCATGTGGTCAAACTCTCCGCGGCCGCCGTGGAGGATCCGGAGGCGGACGACCTCATCACCCGCTGGCAGCGCGAGAACGAGCGGGCCCTGCGGGAATCGGGCCTCGCGTGGACCTTGCTGCGCCCCCGGTCCTTCATGTCCAACACCTTGTCGTGGGCCCGGGCCGTCCGTACCGAGGGCGTCGTGCGTGCGCTCCACGGGGACTCCCTCAACGCCTGCGTGGACCCGCGGGACGTCGCCGAAGCAGCGGTGCACGCTCTGACGCAGGACGGGCAGGAAGGCCGCGTGCATGCGCTCTCCGGTCCGGAGGCGGTCACCGCGCGCGAACAGACCGCCGTGCTCTCGAAGGTGCTGGGGCGCCCCCTGCGCTTCGAGGAACTCGGGCCGGAGCAGGCCCGCGCTGCACTGCTCGACCGCTACCCCGAGGCGATCGTCGAAGCGCTCCTGCAGAGCGCGGAGCGCCAGAAGGCCGGCGCGAAAGCACGGGTGGACTCCGCGGTGCCCGCGCTGCTGGGACGCCCCTCACGGCCCTTCGGGACCTGGGCGGCGGACCACGCGCAGGCGTTCGCCTGACCGTTCCGCGGGGCAGCGCAGGGCCGGACCGTCGGGCAGTACGGCGGGCAGCACGGAGGGGCTGTGCGGCGGGCTGCACGGCGGGCCGGGTCCTCGGCCCGCCGTACGGCCACGCCGTCCGTCCGGGCTGCGGCCACCGGTGAATGCGTGGCCGGGCCGGGGTGCTGGCCCACGCGCTGCGCCCGGCCCGCCTTGACGAGCCGCTCCGGAGTCGCGCGGACCTTGTGGTCGGTGTTGTCGGCGCCGAACGCCGCGGACGCCTCGCCCGCCCGCGCCGGCCTACCGGCCGTGGCCAGGGCGCTCAGGACATCGTCGGCAATCCCCGGATCGCTTTGCCGTCGTTGGGGCTTCCGGCGCCGGCGGCGCCGAGGCACACCGGGCAGTCGGGAACGGACACAGCAGGCGCTCCTGCTCGTCGGGTCCGTGGTCGTTCCCTGCGTCGGCCGGGTCGCGCAGGGGGCCCGGGCTGCCGCCTGCCGGGCCGCCGTGGCGCGAACACCGGACCTCGCCGGTTGTCGACCAATTCGATGCCGGGCCCGGGCGCAGGGTCGATGCGGGCGGGCTGTGCCGATCCCCGCCACCCGCTCGGGTTTCGTCACCGTGCGATGCGTATGGTCGCCGAGGAGGTGCACGAATGGTTGGGGAGAGCGTGATGCGCGTCGCCGTGGTCGGTTCGGGCGCGCTG comes from Streptomyces sp. TLI_053 and encodes:
- a CDS encoding NAD(P)H-binding protein, with the translated sequence MILVTGATGTTGREVARLLAPGHPLRILTRRPELVTAQGPAVTVVRGGFTDPESLHRALTGVRAAFLVTNRVGEEDDARFIDAARACGVRHVVKLSAAAVEDPEADDLITRWQRENERALRESGLAWTLLRPRSFMSNTLSWARAVRTEGVVRALHGDSLNACVDPRDVAEAAVHALTQDGQEGRVHALSGPEAVTAREQTAVLSKVLGRPLRFEELGPEQARAALLDRYPEAIVEALLQSAERQKAGAKARVDSAVPALLGRPSRPFGTWAADHAQAFA